The Paenibacillus sp. RC334 nucleotide sequence CCAAACACTTTGTCGGTTATGGAAATGCCGAAGGTGGCAGGAACGGTGGAGAACAGCAAATCGCAGAAAGAAGACTGCTGGACACGTATTGTTTCCCGTTTGAAGCGGCAATACATGAATCCAATCTGATGGGTGTCATGAATAGTTATGGCATCTTGAATGACCAAGCAGTGTCTACGTCAAAATGGTTGCTGACAGACGTCCTCAGAGATAAATTAGGATTTAATGGACTAGTTGTTGCGGATTATGGCAGTATCAGTCATGCTAATTCACGGTATCGGGTGGCACAAAGCCCGAAAGATACAGCTATTCTGGCGCTTCAGGCTGGAATGGACGTGGAACAGCCTAATAACTATTGTTATAAGCACTTAGTTGAAGCGGTGAACTCAGGAGAAATTGAAGAGTCTTATGTTGATCGTTCCGTAAGAAGGGTTCTTGAAACCAAATTTAAGCTAGGCCTTTTCGAAAATCCTTATGCAGTTGGAGACTTCTTTGAAGAGATTAACAAGGTAGAGAATGAGGCTTTATCTCAAGAAATAGCGAAGAAATCCATTGTAATGGTCAAAAATGAAGATCATATTTTGCCATTAAAAAAGGAATTGAAAATCGCAGTTATTGGCCCGTCTTCAGACAACAAAACAAACTTTTTCGGAGGATATTCGTCGGTGGGTTCTGCAAGTACCCAAAGTAGTGATTTCGATAAATCCGAAGAAGATCACTATTTAAAAATAGCTTATGCTGGCGCCATTACTGAACATAAAGATGCGTTCAAACCGTTGGGAATCGAATTTGAAGATCAACCCACACCGGAACAAAAAGAAATTATCATGAATTTAATAAAGCAAGGTCGAAGAGAGCATACTCCATCCAATAAAGTGTATGAAACGACGGAAGAATTCACGCAAATATTCTATCCGAATTGTAAATCCGTTAAAGACTTTTTGGAAGAAGAGTTTGGAAAAGATAATGTACTACATGCACAAGGGTGTAATATTCTCCAACCTATTGATGGTGGGATAAATAAAGTTAAAGAAGCTGTCCTACAGGCGGATATTGTGATTGCTGTATTAGGTGGAAAAGAAAGTATGATTGATCCTGAGGCGACCTGTGGAGAAAATAAAGATAATAGCAATATTCATCTTGAGAAACCACAGTTGGAAATGATGAAAGAAGTATTCAAGCTAAATAAACCGGTTATATCCATTATTATTGATGGCAGACCATTAGCAACCCCTTCTATAAGCGAACAAAGTAAAGCAGTATTGTATTCATGGCTTCCTTCACAGTCCGGGGCAGAAGCAATCATCAACATTCTGACAGGAAAAAGCAATCCTAGCGGAAAGTTGCCCGTAACTATTGTAAAAGAAACAAGTCAAATTCCGATGTATAACAGCAGATTGCCGTTCTATGTCGAAATAGATGACTGGGCTGAATTTATTGATCACAGCAAAAACACACCGCTATACCCATTTGGTCATGGATTAAGCTACACACAGTTTGAATATAGTGATTTGAGTCTGGACAGTACGGTTCAGTCCGATGGAGAATTGAGCCTGAGATTTAAGGTGAAAAATGTAGGAACATTTAGTGGTGATGAAGTTGTACAGGTGTATATGAGGGATTCTGTCAGCAGTGTTGTAAGGCCTGTTAAGCAACTTGTCGGGTTTACTCGTGTTAGCCTGGATGTTCAAGAAACAAAAGAAGTTACTTTTAAGGTAAATATGAAACAACTGGCCTTCCATGATTTAAACATGGATCAGATCGTGGAACCCGGGAAGATAGAAGTGTTTATTGGAGCTTCATCTCAGGATATTCGATTAAAAGGTGACTTTTGTATTGTTGGTGAGAAAATGATTATAAAAAGAAAGGTGTTTTCATCAAAGGTAACAGTAAACAAAACAGTGGAGTGATAAAAACTTTTAGTTAGTTATGATGTGTAAGTGATGCTAGACTAAAAAGTGGACACCTAGAAAGAATACGAGAACAAAATCGGATTCATTCTAGGTGTCCACATGAGTAAAAATATGACAAAAAATTAAGAATAAAACCAATGTAAACTGTACATACCTACATTGAATACCGCATGTTAAGATGGCGCTTTCATGAAGTGGAAAAAAACATTGTGGGGGATAACAATGAAAAAAAGAATGAGCTTAGTAAGTGCTCTTCTTGTCTTAATGCTGATATTATCCGCTTGTAGCGGTAATGATGTTGAAAAGGCAAAATCAGCCGATACTAAGGCAGATGGAACAGTGGAGT carries:
- a CDS encoding glycoside hydrolase family 3 N-terminal domain-containing protein, producing the protein MIYKDASKSIHDRVTNLLERMTLEEKVAQLFCATVEDGEDSLAKLKESMKDGIGTLSCLNVSLTGDNKKDINKLRSIQKYLMEETRLGIPVLIHNEGIAGAQIPGATTFPQSLNLASTWEPELARKMGEVVKRQLLSYGFRAVHSPLFDLGRDPRWGRIGETYGEDPYLVAQMGVGFVSGIQGDNEVMSAAKHFVGYGNAEGGRNGGEQQIAERRLLDTYCFPFEAAIHESNLMGVMNSYGILNDQAVSTSKWLLTDVLRDKLGFNGLVVADYGSISHANSRYRVAQSPKDTAILALQAGMDVEQPNNYCYKHLVEAVNSGEIEESYVDRSVRRVLETKFKLGLFENPYAVGDFFEEINKVENEALSQEIAKKSIVMVKNEDHILPLKKELKIAVIGPSSDNKTNFFGGYSSVGSASTQSSDFDKSEEDHYLKIAYAGAITEHKDAFKPLGIEFEDQPTPEQKEIIMNLIKQGRREHTPSNKVYETTEEFTQIFYPNCKSVKDFLEEEFGKDNVLHAQGCNILQPIDGGINKVKEAVLQADIVIAVLGGKESMIDPEATCGENKDNSNIHLEKPQLEMMKEVFKLNKPVISIIIDGRPLATPSISEQSKAVLYSWLPSQSGAEAIINILTGKSNPSGKLPVTIVKETSQIPMYNSRLPFYVEIDDWAEFIDHSKNTPLYPFGHGLSYTQFEYSDLSLDSTVQSDGELSLRFKVKNVGTFSGDEVVQVYMRDSVSSVVRPVKQLVGFTRVSLDVQETKEVTFKVNMKQLAFHDLNMDQIVEPGKIEVFIGASSQDIRLKGDFCIVGEKMIIKRKVFSSKVTVNKTVE